Part of the Deltaproteobacteria bacterium genome is shown below.
GGTTCTCCGAAATCGCCTTAAAGTATTCTTGAATCCATCCGATCGAATATTGTACGGGTTCCGCCGAGTCAATACACTGGATCCGGGGATGGGGGAGCAGGCAAATTGAAAATCAAGGTGCTCGGCGCGTCAGGTTCCGAAGTCCCCGGCCACAGGTGCCCGGCATTCCTGATCGACGGAAGGATTCTCCTGGATGCGGGAACCGTCTGCGTGTCCCTGACCATCGCCGAGCAGCGCGCCATCCGGGAGATCCTCATTACCCACGCCCACTTCGATCACATCAAGGGGATCCCTTTTCTTCTCGACAACATGGCATTCCCGAACACCGGAAAGACGATCACCATCTTCAGCGGCAGGGATGTCCTCGACGACCTGCGGAAAAACATCTTCAACGATCGGATCTGGCCCGACTTCACCAGAATCCCCTCGACCAGGCGCCCCGTCCTGAGATACTTCGCCCTTTCTCCGTCGCGCGCCGCTGCGATCGGCAGGTACAGGGTTTGGATGGAAAAAGTCAGCCACACCGTGCCGGCGTACGGGTTCATAGCGGAAAACGCGGGAAGGAAAGCGATCGCTTATGCCGGGGACACGGGGCCGACGGAACGGTTTTGGAGGAAGATGGCAGGCCGCAATGTCGTATGCCTTATCGTGGAAACCTCATTCCCCAACCGATTGAAAAAAAAGGCTTTGGCGACCGGCCATCTGACACCCTCGCTCCTGGAGAAGGAGATCGCGAAGATGCGGATTCCACCGGGGAAAATCTGCGCGGTTCACCTCAAGCCGCAATTTTACCCGGAGATCCGGGAAGAAATAGGCGCCCTCACGCGCATCGACATCGTCCTCCCGGCGGAAGGAGATGTGATCTCGGTCTGAACGTCTTGCAGGCAGGTCAGTTTATATACGCTTCCGCCACCTTCGCGGCCATGCGGTAAGACTCCACCCGGGAAAAGTCCTCCATTTTTTCGAGAACCGACGCGATGGTTTCAAGGATATCG
Proteins encoded:
- a CDS encoding 3',5'-cyclic-nucleotide phosphodiesterase is translated as MKIKVLGASGSEVPGHRCPAFLIDGRILLDAGTVCVSLTIAEQRAIREILITHAHFDHIKGIPFLLDNMAFPNTGKTITIFSGRDVLDDLRKNIFNDRIWPDFTRIPSTRRPVLRYFALSPSRAAAIGRYRVWMEKVSHTVPAYGFIAENAGRKAIAYAGDTGPTERFWRKMAGRNVVCLIVETSFPNRLKKKALATGHLTPSLLEKEIAKMRIPPGKICAVHLKPQFYPEIREEIGALTRIDIVLPAEGDVISV